The following coding sequences lie in one Lytechinus pictus isolate F3 Inbred unplaced genomic scaffold, Lp3.0 scaffold_20, whole genome shotgun sequence genomic window:
- the LOC135157799 gene encoding uncharacterized protein LOC135157799 isoform X3, whose translation MAKPNHNKWQNSEINYLLQLIHDRHQVICNKETHHRANEAKKDAWNAVHDQFTQRFGKKWTVAQMKELWKRQRITAKKEYGEYRRKTRQTGGGPPPSPLKATTILIKEILPYDFIQLHNPYDDDVVLENDQAISALEFIRGDKKSSSSAVTDDAIYEDDDPVKDDIPHSRSSLSSVAANANYMHDTVHDLLDDDIPQYSNQSATTSRPLAASDSSTRNQYATTSRPLAASDSSKRNQSATTSRPLAASDSSTRFEENQRSVTPAKRNSTSQGQGRKKAKMTAEEVLIEISKEEHALRMKSLQEEHQLKIQMMREEHALKMEIMNLEKSTLEVKYKEALDLTEKED comes from the exons ATGGCAAAGCCCAACCACAACAAATGGCAAAACAGCGAAATTAACTATCTCTTACAACTGATTCATGATCGCCATCAAGTCATATGCAACAAGGAGACTCACCATAGAGCTAATGAAGCGAAGAAAGATGCTTGGAACGCAGTACATGATCAATTCACGCAaagatttggaaaaaaatggacAGTGGCTCAAATGAAGGAATTGTGGAAGCGACAGCGCATCACTGCCAAGAAGGAGTATGGGGAATACAGGCGAAAAACACGGCAAACTGGTGGAGGTCCACCTCCATCTCCACTTAAAGCTACAACCATACTCATCAAGGAGATTCTTCCTTATGACTTCATACAGCTACACAATccctatgatgatgatgtagtaCTCGAAAATGACCAGGCCATATCAGCCCTGGAGTTCATCCGTGGCGACAAAAA ATCATCTTCGTCTGCCGTGACCGACGATGCCATCTACGAAGACGATGACCCAGTCAAAGATGACATCCCACATTCCAG ATCATCTTTGTCTTCCGTGGCTGCTAATGCCAACTACATGCACGACACAGTCCATGACCTATTAGATGATGATATCCCTCAATACAG CAATCAATCTGCAACCACCTCAAGACCCTTGGCAGCATCTGACTCTTCTACACG CAATCAATATGCCACCACCTCAAGACCCTTGGCAGCATCTGACTCTTCTAAACG CAATCAATCTGCAACCACCTCAAGACCCTTGGCAGCATCTGACTCTTCTACACG ATTTGAAGAAAATCAGAGAAGTGTAACACCTGCAAAGAGAAATTCAACCTCACAAGGTCAAGGGCGGAAGAAGGCTAAGATGACAGCGGAGGAAGTGTTGATCGAAATATCCAAGGAGGAACATGCCTTAAGAATGAAATCCCTACAGGAGGAGCATCAACTGAAGATCCAAATGATGAGAGAGGAACATGCTCTTAAGATGGAAATTATGAACTTGGAAAAAAGTACCTTGGAGGTCAAGTACAAAGAGGCTCTTGATTTGACTGAAAAGGAAGATTAA